Below is a window of Lacibacter sp. H407 DNA.
TTTTTTTTGCAAGTGATATGCAATCGGTTACATTGAAACAATTGCCGATCAGCAATACCGTTTCAAATGCAACAGGTACAGCCATCATTATTGGTTCTGCTGACAAATCATCTTTCATCAAACAACTCATCCAACAAAAGAAAATCTCAGTTGCAGATATCAAAGGCAAGTGGGAAGCGTATAAGATACTTACTGTAAAAAATCCGGTAAAAGGAATTGATCAGGCGCTTGTAATTGTCGGCAGCGACAGAAGAGCAACAGCATTCGCTGTTTTTGAATTGAGTAAACAAATTGGTGTATCGCCCTGGTATTGGTGGGCCGATGTACCTGTTCAAACAAAAAAAGAAATCTATATCAATGCAAGTGCAACGATCAGCGATGCTCCAAAAGTGAAATACCGTGGCATCTTTATTAACGATGAAGCACCTGCACTCAGCAATTGGAGCAAAGAAAAATTCGGCGGCTTCAATTCAAAATTTTATGCAAAGGTGTTTGAGTTGATGCTTCGTTTAAAATCCAACTACATCTGGCCTGCTATGTGGGGCAATGCATTTTACGATGATGATTCACTCAATATAAAAGTTGCAGATGAATATGGCATTGTGATCGGTACATCACATCACGAGCCATTGATGCGTGCACATGCTGAATGGGCCAGATATGGCAAAAAACAAAAATGGAATTACGACAGTACAGAAGCCGGACTGAAAGAATTCTGGCGAGGTGGTATGCAGCGTGCATGGAACGAAAAAATTGTAAGCGTTGGTATGCGTGGTGATGGTGATGAACCAATGAGCAGGGAAACAGCTACCTCGCTTCTTGAGCGAATTGTAAAAGACCAACGAAAAATTATTGCAGATGTAACCGGCAAGCCGGCTGAAAAAACACCTCAACTCTGGGCTTTGTACAAAGAAGTGCAGGATTACTATGATAAAGGCATGCGAGTGCCCGATGATGTAACGCTTTTGTTGTGCGATGATAACTGGGGTAATCTACGCAAGTTGCCCAAAGTTGGAGAGAAGCCACGCAAAGGTGGTTACGGTATTTATTATCACTTCGATTATGTAGGTGGTCCACGTAATTACAAATGGCTTAATACAAATCCGCTGCCACGTATTTGGGAGCAGATGCATTTGGCATACGAGCATAATGTAAAAGATATCTGGATAGTAAATGTGGGTGATATCAAACCAATGGAACTTCCCATTTCGTTCTTTTTAGATTATGCATGGGATCCAACAAAGATTGACGCTGCAGAAATTCAAGCGTACACAGTAAAATGGGCTGCACAACAATTCGGAACAAAACATGCAACTGCTATTGCCGAACTGCTTGCGAAATATGCGAAGTACAATGGCAGAAGAAAACCTGAACTGCTGGACGACAGAACATACAGTTTATTTTATGGCGAATGGGAAAATGTAGTAAATGATTACAATGACTTACTTACCAAAGCAGAAGAGATCAACAGTGAATTAGCAGCCGAACAAAAAGACGCCTTCTTTCAACTGGTGCTGCATCCAATTAAAGCTTGTGCAAATCTCAACGACATGTATTACAACGTTGCGATGAATAAAGAGGCGTTTAAAGAAAAGTATGAATCAACTGTTGAATATGCTGATAGGGTAAAAGAGCTATACAACAAAGATTCGCTCATTACCATTGAATACCACAAACTCAATAACGGGAAGTGGAATCACATGATGAGTCAAACACATATTGGTTATACCTATTGGCAGCAACCTCCGTTTAACAGAATGCCGAAAGTGAATTATCTGCCGGAAGGCACTGTATTTAAAGATGAGATCATACAGATAGGCGCTGTACCCGCAGCAAAACCACCGGCTGATGCAAAGCCAAATAGTTTTATCGAACGATTTGCTGTTGTATCAATTGAAGCAGCGCATTTCACCAAAGCAAACAACAGCAAAACAATTTCATGGAAGCTGTTGCCCGATCATGGCAGAACAGGTGATGCAGTTACAACAGTTCCTGTAACAGCACCCGAACAGCAACCTTCCGCATCAACTCCGTTTCTGGAATATGAAATGTATACCTACAGTAAAGACAGTTTCACGATCCACGCATACTTCTCTCCTTCATTGAATTTTCATAATACAGAAAATGGTTTGCAGTATGCCATTTCTGTTGATGATGAAGCGCCACAAATCATCAGCCTGAATAAAGAAGATAAAAACAGCATCAGCGGTATCTGGAATAAATGGGTGGGCGAAAATATTATCATTAAAACAAGTAAACATAAGATCAACAAACCCGGTAAGCATGTGATCAAATACTGGATGGTGAACAGTGGCGTGGTATTGCAAAAATTGGTGGCTGATTTTGGTGACATGAAACCAAGTTATCTGGGTCCACCTGAAACAAGAATCAACAAATAATATTTATACATCTTGCCTAAATCAAAAAACATGAAAAAGTTCATTTCGAAATTCGCTGTTGCTGCAGCAATACTGGCTTGCTTTGCATACTGTACAAGCACAAGCAGAATGGGTGCTGCCGGCAATTCGCTGAAGGATGCCTATAAAAATGATTTCCTTATCGGCACTGCATTAAATACGCAACAGATCGAAGAACGAGACAGTAAAGCTAATGCATTGATCGTACAGCAGTTCAATGCTATTACCCCGGAAAATATTATGAAGGCAGAGATTATTCATCCTGAATGGGACAGATATAATTTTGACCTGGCCGATAAAATTATTGCGTATGGCGCAAAGAATAACATGAAAGTGAATGGCCATACACTCATCTGGCATAGTCAACTGCC
It encodes the following:
- a CDS encoding glycosyl hydrolase 115 family protein; this encodes MSYSNAQLLAETASPSSYALSNATILVDKDDHAVVNKSALFFASDMQSVTLKQLPISNTVSNATGTAIIIGSADKSSFIKQLIQQKKISVADIKGKWEAYKILTVKNPVKGIDQALVIVGSDRRATAFAVFELSKQIGVSPWYWWADVPVQTKKEIYINASATISDAPKVKYRGIFINDEAPALSNWSKEKFGGFNSKFYAKVFELMLRLKSNYIWPAMWGNAFYDDDSLNIKVADEYGIVIGTSHHEPLMRAHAEWARYGKKQKWNYDSTEAGLKEFWRGGMQRAWNEKIVSVGMRGDGDEPMSRETATSLLERIVKDQRKIIADVTGKPAEKTPQLWALYKEVQDYYDKGMRVPDDVTLLLCDDNWGNLRKLPKVGEKPRKGGYGIYYHFDYVGGPRNYKWLNTNPLPRIWEQMHLAYEHNVKDIWIVNVGDIKPMELPISFFLDYAWDPTKIDAAEIQAYTVKWAAQQFGTKHATAIAELLAKYAKYNGRRKPELLDDRTYSLFYGEWENVVNDYNDLLTKAEEINSELAAEQKDAFFQLVLHPIKACANLNDMYYNVAMNKEAFKEKYESTVEYADRVKELYNKDSLITIEYHKLNNGKWNHMMSQTHIGYTYWQQPPFNRMPKVNYLPEGTVFKDEIIQIGAVPAAKPPADAKPNSFIERFAVVSIEAAHFTKANNSKTISWKLLPDHGRTGDAVTTVPVTAPEQQPSASTPFLEYEMYTYSKDSFTIHAYFSPSLNFHNTENGLQYAISVDDEAPQIISLNKEDKNSISGIWNKWVGENIIIKTSKHKINKPGKHVIKYWMVNSGVVLQKLVADFGDMKPSYLGPPETRINK